The following proteins are co-located in the Sulfitobacter guttiformis genome:
- a CDS encoding cell division protein FtsX, giving the protein MSRLLTLLRNAVRPDAQADRVVPPSGFTAQLTLFAAGAMAFLAVFALALSLAAGRLASQWGEELARSATIRIAAPADQQQAQTDAALRILETTRGVAQARALSNDEQAALLAPWFGAELALDTLPVPRLIEVIETAEGMDAAGLRLRLAAEVPGAVLDDHSRWRAPLVKAASRLKTLGYVSMILITTVTAAIVTLAANAALAANAQVIAVLRLVGAVDNYIAQAFIRRFTLRALVGATVGTLLGMVAVLLMPGGSDETASFLTGLGFKGLHWLYPLLIPPLAAGVAYIATRTAARRTLEGLT; this is encoded by the coding sequence TTGAGCCGCCTGCTTACACTTTTGCGCAATGCTGTGCGGCCCGATGCACAAGCTGACCGCGTTGTCCCGCCATCTGGCTTCACTGCCCAGCTCACTCTGTTCGCGGCGGGAGCTATGGCATTTCTGGCGGTCTTCGCCCTTGCACTTTCGCTTGCTGCGGGCCGACTTGCGTCGCAATGGGGTGAGGAGTTGGCGCGCTCGGCTACGATCCGCATTGCCGCACCAGCAGACCAGCAGCAGGCCCAGACCGATGCGGCCCTGCGTATTCTGGAGACGACACGCGGCGTTGCGCAAGCGCGGGCGCTGAGCAATGATGAACAGGCGGCATTACTCGCGCCGTGGTTCGGCGCCGAACTCGCCTTGGATACTTTGCCAGTGCCACGCCTGATCGAGGTGATCGAAACTGCCGAGGGGATGGACGCAGCGGGCCTGCGGCTACGCCTTGCCGCAGAAGTGCCTGGTGCAGTCCTCGATGATCACAGCCGCTGGCGCGCCCCTTTGGTCAAAGCGGCATCGCGGCTCAAAACCCTTGGATATGTATCAATGATCCTGATCACGACAGTAACGGCGGCGATCGTTACCCTTGCAGCGAACGCAGCCCTTGCAGCCAATGCGCAGGTGATCGCGGTGCTGCGATTGGTCGGGGCCGTGGACAATTATATTGCGCAAGCCTTCATCCGGCGATTTACCCTTCGCGCGCTTGTGGGGGCGACGGTAGGAACGTTGCTGGGGATGGTTGCGGTACTCCTGATGCCCGGTGGCTCTGATGAAACGGCCAGCTTTCTGACTGGGCTCGGCTTCAAGGGTCTGCATTGGCTCTATCCGCTGTTAATCCCGCCCCTTGCCGCTGGTGTTGCTTACATCGCGACGCGCACGGCCGCGCGCCGCACCTTGGAAGGACTTACATGA